The genomic region GATGAGATACACAAGCCATTTGTCTGGGGCCAAAAATGGGAGCCAGGCATCTATATCAGTTGGGTGCTCCATCCTGGTCACCCAGCAATTCCAGGTGttacctcttctcttctctgtgtgacCCTACATACACCACAAAGATGCTTGATGGAAAGAGAGGAGAGACTTACGACAACCTCTGTAGGAAGCACGTTGGATATCTCAGGGTCATGTAGAGCAACTTGGCTCCCTCATCCAGGAACTCATTTGCTGTGAGGTTCAAGCATGTGAGGGACTGATTGGTTTTGAGGCAGCAGGAGAGATCAGCCCATTGCTGAGTGGTGGCAGAACAAGACACCAACCTGCAGGAGAAATGGCAACAAGTCATTCACGAGGACCAAACACTGGATGCACGACTGTCTACAGTTTTGTCTCTCACTCTGttatgttagggcttcccaggtgggtctagtggtaaagaacccacctgccagtgcaggagactaagagacgtgggtttgatccctgggttgggaagatcccctggaggtgggcatggcaacccactccagtattcttacctggagaatcccatggacagaatagcctggtgggatacggtccatggggtcataaagagttggacccagCTGAAATGACCTAGCATGCCATTATGTTAACCCTGGATTAAATTATCTGGAGCAGAGGTTGTCCAAGTGTGATTCCTGGACCAGTTGCATCAGCACCACCTGGTAACTGTGTAGAAATGCAAATCGTCTAGAGACTCTAGATGTAGAGGCCAGCGATCTATGTTTTAAGGTATCCTGCAGTCACCTGGAAGATGTCTTTTAACAAATTCCTGGGCCATATACCCAGAATTTGATTCTGAAGATCTGGGTGAGACCCAAGAATTTGGATCTTTTTATCAAGTTCCCCAGGgatggtgctgctgctggtggtctgGAGATGATACATCAAGAActacttatttaaaaatccaGCCAACCAAGAATATTGTGCAACTGTATTCTATCTGGAGATACGTATTCTATTCCTGGAGGTACACATTCTTCATCATGagcaaataaaactttattggaacATGATATATAGTATCATGATAAAGAATATGCATTTTCAGGAGTAGAATATAGgtaacatgtttttctttctttggagggAGGGTGGGCCATGctgcctggcatgtgggatctttgttccctgactagggattgaatctgcaccccctgcaagggaagcatggagtcttaaacactggacctccaggggagTCCCCTCCAGCTCATTTTCTATTCTGGGGCATGTGCCTtaagtggtggtggttgttgtttagtcattaagttgttcCGACTCTATCCAGTCAGaataagggattcctgcccctTCCAATTTGCACAGCATTGCCATGGAGGTCTGTGCTAGCCTGTTCACAGGCTGAGCGCTTTCAGTGATGGTGAGGCTGATATACCTGAGATACTTCAGATTACATTTGGGGTTCCTCAAGACCTCACACAACGGGGGAAGCATGTCATTCTGGTCGTTTCCTTGAAGGGTCAGATGTGTTAAAGTCTTGTGACCACCAAAAGCCATGCAGAAGTTCCGATAAGTGTCAGCTGGGGAAATATTTTTGAGGCTAGGGAAAAGAACAGGTGTTAGCTTGAGTTTGTATACCTACACTGCATACACATAGAATAAAGAGCTGCCATGGGCTTAAGtgttagaattaatttttttcatatctttaccTTTATTGACATACTGTTCACAGATAAACCTGTGTATATTTAAAGCATATGACTCCATGTTTTGATATACAAGTACCTTGTGAAGTCACCCCTACTATCAAGCCACCACTGCACATAGatccccttccttcttttcttctgtggTGAGGACACTTATGGTGAActgtcttagcaaatttcaagtattcaGAGTGTTAGCAGTCATCACATTGGTGTCCATCAGGTCACCAGAACTTACCATCTTGCATAGCTGAAACTTTGTGCTGTTTAATGAACAGCTCATTACAATTAGAAGCTcgagtttcattttttttaaagcaggaaagAATTTTAATTATCCAATTCTTCtcatagaagaaaaagatctGAGCTGTTAGTAGCTGTCATGtcatagatggatagatggatagacagacagacagatgataGATCTTATGAAAGTAGAAGCTCCAATTTCTTTGGTTGTTTCAAACTTTTGCCGAAGGGAAGTCAGTCATAAGCAGTCATTTTAGACAAAAGCTGTTCTCCTATGGCTTTTTGAGAAAGATAAGGCagcatctctttttcttgaagTGTTACCAATGGGTGCATTTCAACAATGCTATGTTCTTGATGACAAAATTATAATGGAGGAATCACAGTTCAGGTATTCAAAATTGGACTCAGGTGGCTACTGGGAATCTGGTCTAAGACACCTCTCTGCATCACTGAGATCTTGAACTTTCTTAAAAAGCCCAAGGACACCATCCTCCAACCCCACCCTTATGGTCTCTTCAATCTCCCCTTGTAACTATGTAACCATTTCAAACCCCAGGCAATCCTTGCTCAAGGAGCACTCTTACTTCTTGCCAGCTCCAATTATAATTCTTGATAAACAACTCAGGTAACTGACTGTAACACTGCATTTTCTGCTTTATAAACCTCCTCAATTTTGTAGTCATGGGGAACACAGTTTAAACATTtcctgaatctgtgtctcttgggcTGTGGTCCTAAATAACCCCAAATCAGCACCTTTTAATCTCAATCAAGTCTCCATTTCTGAAATGTTGGTTAACAGCCTGCTGAATACTTTGACTCCAATGAATGCTCTTGGGCTTAGAATCAGGAATGCAGAGCCAATAAAACCCAAAGTGGGAAGAGCTCTTATTCCTCTGTGtcgagaaagaaaaataccaaaagaGGACTAGCTACACAAACGAACCTCAGGTCCAGGAAAACTTTAACTAAAATGCTATCCTAGGGGGACAAAATGTGATAAGCTTGGACATGCCCTGGAAGTTTTAATGCAGGGACTAGCTGCTACTTACACCACTTTCTGGAGACTAGATGCAGCAGAGGCTATTTTTTCGCAAAGAATTCTCACTGAAGAGGTACTGAGGAAGCTCTGACTGATGTCCAGAAACAGCAGATTCCTGCTTGAGTCAAACACAGAACAAAGATCCATCCAGAGAGGGAGCATGTGTTGCTCATTCTGGGACCTATGGGAAAGAGACAAAGGAGGGACTTAACAAATACTGCTGGAGAGAAAAGTGGCATTTGTCTGTCTTCGTGAATGTGTTTCAGGTTGCTCTAtgcattattgttgtttagttgctcgattgtcttctactctttgtgatcctatggactgtagcctgcccggctcctctgtctatgggatctcccaggcaagaatattggagggggttggcatccccttctccaggggatcttcctgacccagggatcaaacctgcatctcctgaactggcaggtggattctttactactgagccacctgggaggccctaatAAGAAATTATAACTCTAAAAGTTGGGTGATTTAATTATTTAGCACAAGTATCAGACAACCCAATATCTAAGACATATTACTGGAGAAAGAACTTGAACTTCTCACATGTCAACCTAACAGAGCCTTAAAATAAGTCAAAATTCTAGCCATATCATTGATCAAAGATTGAGAGCAATATACATCATTGATAAACACTTAAGAGTAGATGTACACATCAACTGAGGTTATTTGGATATTTGATGGCAAATCCATATACATAATATTCAAGCTAATTTATAACCACATTTGCTGACCTAAGATGATGTCcataaaattttgagaaaatacaATCTTTAAGTGGTTGCATATTCATGTACAAAGATTTCTCAAAGAATGGTTATTTTGTTCTGGTGATTGGTTTTGAGTGGAAGGATTTTAGCAGAGGAAAGATataggagtcctgggttcaatccctgtgtcaggaagatcccgtggagtaggaaatggcaacccacttcagtattcttgcctgggaaatcccatggacagaggagtctggtgggctatagtccatgggatcgcaaaagagtcagacacaactcagtgactaaacaaagaTTTAGATAAATTAATATGCTAGCCTGTCAAAACAtttgagagaaagaaggagaaaaattagAATATGAATATAAATGGATCCATAAGGTAGAGAAATGCTGATGTCAAGTTATCATGGTCCTAACACTTCCTGGAAGTAAATCAAGCTTATGACTTCACCAAGTGGTGAAGGAAAGTGAGAGAATGTTAAGggaatatgtaaaacagacaccTCCACCAGGGGGCTAATGAGGGCATTTTATTCTAGTTCAACATATATACATGAAGATTTCAGACACAGATTTCAGATAACAACGTAGAAGGGAGGAAGAGGTGAGTTGATAAGGTGAATATCAGTATGTTGACAGGTATTACACATCAACTGTGAGGTAGAGATTTTAGATTGTGACCACAGGACTTTATAAGCCAATAGACTTGAGCTCTAATCCCAGCCAAACACTCTTTTCTGAAGCCAGTATCTTCATCTTAACATGGAAGGTGACCTGTTTCTATTAGGTGCCAAGTTAGAAGTATTTGGAAACTGCACATGATCTCAGTTGATGTTATTTGTGCCTAAATTGAAAATAGAAAGATTCATAACTGGCCATCTCATTATCTAAGTCTGTCAGGTGAAGTTCCTGGGAGGAGAGTCTCAGTGATCATGGGTGAGGTGTGGTGTTCAGAAACTTGGATTCAACTCCTAACTCCATCTTTAATGCTTTTCTAGAAGTCATGCCCCAAATGGGACCACCATGTTATACATCTTCCCAAATCTACACAGCCAACCTGCAGACTGAAACAGGTGGAGACATTTGCAAAAGATGGTTTGGCTAAAGGAAAATGGAGGTGGGTCTCCAAAGAAGGTCTGGTTCCAAAGTCCCCATTTCTAATGCTATTATACCTCCTGCCTTGAATGTTAGGTTAGCAGGACACAAGGCCACAAAAGGCCACTTACTGACCTTAAGCAAGAGGGAGCAAGACACACTGGCTTTTTCTTAATGAACCATGGAATAAGCAAAAGATAGGAGAACTAGCTGGGTGAAAAATGAGTTCTCACCTTTCAACCTGAGTGCCTGATTCCAGTGTGGTATCATTATCCAGGAATATCCCCTCTTCTACCTGCAGTGAAAGTTTCTGCAAGTTTCCACAGTGCTTGAGGCAGAATGATGAGTGCACGACATccgttttatttttcaaatgcaggGACATCTCCTTAACGTGGGCCATGGCATCTTTCACAAGCTGCTCCTCCTGAGACTCGTAGAGACAGCTCAGAACCTCCTTCGTGTCCATCATGGAAAAGGATTTCTTCCCATGGGGCATCAATGTGTATTTCAGTAGCTCCCGCTTGATCTCCGTTGATACCAGACAGCCGAAAGTCGTCTCCAGCTCCATGGCCCTTCTTTCGTTGCAGAGGCCAAACAGGAAGTACCCGACGTGAGTCAGGCTGGGGTTCTTCAGCCTTTCCTCCTTGGACAGCAGTTTCCCCACATCCCCAACGTGCCACCGGCGGCCGCCCAGCCCTTCCTCCTCTTGCTCTTCCAGCTCCAAGACATAGAACATGGCGGCCAGAAACTGCTGGACACTGAAATGGATGAAAGAGTAGCAGGCCTCACCGTCTTCACTCTTCTGGAGAATATTCCCGTCCAGGAAAGGACAGAGGGCAGACGGGTCCACCCCAAGTCGCCTGAGGTCTTCCCCATCGAACACAGAGCTCCGTGTCCACACGCCCTCAGCAGCCAAGAGGCACAGGGGCTTGAGCGGAGCCTGGAGGTCCCGCCTGGGGCCGCCGCTGTGCGGTGGGGGGAAGCGGCTGCAGAGGAAGTGCAGGAACAGGGCCGTGGTCGTCCTGCAGGTGGCGGCGGGGTCCTGCCTCCTCTCCATCTGCTGTCTCAGGCAGGTGCAGACCATCCAGCACACGGAGGGCGCCGAGCCCAGCTGGAACAGAGCCGCATTGTTCTTCATCAAGTCGAAAGCTCGCAGGGCCTGACTCTCCTCTTCAAAGTGTTTCAGGAAATACGCCTTCCGGTCCTCCTCCAAGAATCCCTCGATCTCTATGAAGAGCGGCTGTTCTGTTAAGAGCCGCAGCTCCCGCAGGGCTCCCGGTCGGGTGGTGATGAGTAAGGTGGCCTTGGGTAGCATCTTTCTCTTCAGTAAACTCCCCAGGAGGACGGGCACcggcttctgcttcttccagtcgCCACATATGTCGTGGATGAGTGCCCCCGAGGGGACCTTCAGCTCATCAAAACTGTCGAGGATGAACAGGACTTTCTGTGCCCGGGCCAGGATCGCAGGTATGTCGTCCTGCACATGTGGCCAGTTGGCAGATATCAGCTCTGCAAAGGTGCACGTCCCCCTGTGGTTGAGCCCCTTGCAGCTGAGGTAGAAGGCGAAGTTGAAGGTCTCTGCCAGGTTGTCCTGTGTCCAGTCCAGCATCAGTTTCTTTGCCAGCATGGTTTTCCCAACACCAGCAGGACCGTGCAGCACCACAGTGTGTGGGAATGGCCCGGCCAGCATTTTAGGATTACAGAATGGGATCAGGGTCTCATATCTTTGGGTGACAATACAAACATCTTCACTGAACCTGGGCCAGAAGTTCTTCCAGCGTTGACAGAActtctttttcaatatatttctgtatttatcttGTTTATCTTCAGTGATAAGAGTCAGGGGATAGAAAGAATATAGTTGGTTATTCATTAGGGAGATGATGCTTTGTTTTaagcaggaaagggaaaaagaaatgaggttTATAAAGAACCACCCAACACCAAACTCACTCCAGGTAGAGAGGACAGACCTGGCTTTTCTCCTTCCAAATCTTCTTTCGTTTCTTGTAGGTTTGTGACATCTTCTTCCTGTACTTGGGCCAGCTCtgcaaaatacaaattaaagtgaGCTTGACACAGAACCGGtgtacttcttcttcttcttcttttttttttttttttttttttttaccagaaatAGGGTGTTAAAGTAGACTCCAAGGAGTCCAGAATCTAAGTTTTTTGTCCACAGTGTATGCTGGGATGTGTAAAGTTGGGTTTATAGTGATGAAAATAGCAAGTGAGTCCCTAAACCAAGTTGCATGCCTCTACCCTGTGGAACCATAACAAGATATGCTGCCTCTATCACAACTCAATGTTGTTTATTGAAATTATTTGTCTATCTTTTCCAAGGGACTAGAAGAAGTGCCCAGAAAACAGGTAATGGATCTTCCCCATAATAGTCTCAAGTCATTATAGGAGCTCAAGTATTAAAGTACAGGAAACTCGTAAGTATGCACCCAAGATAAATGGGCATGTGTCTATACAAAGACTTGCACCCTCTATACAAAGAGTGTGCATGGCAGCGTTATTCAAGACAGTCAATGAATAGATATGATTCAAACTTCCCTTCCCTGATGAATGAGCAACCCAAACATTTTATATCCActcaatagaatattactcagcaacaaaaaggaatggATCAGTGACAcgtgtaacaacatggatgaatctcaaaagcattttttttggaaagttgctcagttgtgtcaaactctttgtgaccccatggacatacagtccatggaattctccagaatactggagtgggttgccatgcccttgtcctggggatcttcccaacctagggactgaacccaggtctcccacattgtaggcagattctttaccagctgagccacaagggaagcccaagaatactggagtgggtagcctatcccttcttcagcagatctttccaacctaggaattgaactggagtctcctgtattgcaggtggattctttaccaactgagccatcagggaagcccccaaaacctCAAAAATGTTattgtaagtaaaaaaaaaaaaaagacacaaagaccCCATATATTCAGAAAAGGAGAATCTAGAGAGACAAAAAAACTAATGGCTGCCTGGACTTGGGGGATAGAGACCAGGGAACAGTTACACATGGACAAGAAGGATctttttggaggtgatggaaagaTTGTAAAATTGAATACTGGTGATTTTTGTACAACTCAGTAAATTGACTAAAAGTTATTAACAGGTAcacttaaaatgaatgaaatttatgatacataaattatacttcaatagagCTGTTGAAGCAGACTTGAGAGTGAGATTAATGTTAAACTGGCCTCCACATTAGTTGAGGCAAATCAGCTACCTACAGTAGGTCTCAATTTTCTAATCTGTGAGTTGATACTATCAAAGTTGTCTGAACAATTGGCAAAATCTAAGAAAATTCTATACGACATACTCCTAATTTTCCATGAACTGAATTCTGGCTTTCCCAAATGTTTATTTCCCCCTTTATCCTTACATAATAGGAATAAGACAGGGAGGAAGGCATTCTCCATGAGACAACTGGGAACGatgaatcagttcagtccagtcactcagtcgtgtccgactctttgtgaccgcatggactgcagcatgccaggcttccctgtccatcaccaactccaagagcctattcaaactcatgtctaccgagttggtgatgccatccagccatctcattctgtcgtcctcttctcctgccttcaatctgccttcagcatcagggtctttcaaatgagtcagttctttgtatcaggcggccaaaggatggaagtttcagcttcagccatcagtccttccaatgaatattcaggactgatttcctttaggatggactggttggatctccttgaagtccaagggactcttaagagtcttctccaacaccacagttcaaaaacatcaattctttgatgctcagctttctttatagtccaactctcacattcatacatgactaccgggaaaaccatatctttgactagatggacttttgttggcaaagtaatgtctctgctttttaatatgctgtctaggttgactaTGAACATGTCTAGGGGActatgacagagaaggcaatggcaccctactccagtactcttgcctggaaaatcccatggacggaggagcctggtgggctgcagtccatggggtcgctaagagtcagacatgactgagcgacttcactttcacttttcactttcatgcattggagaaggaaatggcaacccactccagtattcttgcctggagaatcacagggacagcggagcctggtgggctgccgtctatggggtcgcaaagaatcagacacgactgaagtgacttagcagcagcagcagcagcaggggactaTGAATAGTGGTGAAATAAAGTTAGAGAGAGATGAGGTTCCCCCGAAGAGTGGGAGAGGACAGACAGGAAGGGTCCACTTCAGTTAGTTTACTCCAACATTGGATGTCCTAAGATTAACCTGGCTCTTCGTCTTCCTCTTCTCCTAAATGCTGCTGTGTTTGTTCTGGGTTTTCACATTTTGTTATCCCTGAAGAAAAGGGAGGGTGTTATGGTCTTGCCACTATGCCAGTATTGAAGCTTCTGTTTATAAAAGAGTGGGATTTCAAGAAGTTTCAAGTTCAACAATTGGGTCTCAATGTCTAGGCCCAGATTACATGAAAAGGGTGTTATTGAGGTTCTGGAGATAAAATTAAAGTGTCAGGCCATGATCTCAGGGCCGTTTCTGACAACTGAATTCCTGTGCAGTTAAGAGGTGGGCACATAAAGACAATGGCTCTTTCCTGGGGGCATCAAAAAACCTTCAAGACAAATTCCCTAGTTTCTGACAAGGTATATAAAGTTACATAGTCCTAGGATGCAACCTTGGAACAGGGAGAAGTCATACAGGAGAAGAAATACTTCGAGTGCAACATGGATAATAAAGAggtgagggagttccctggtggtccagtggttgggattaTGAGCTTTAGTGCTgaggacctgagttcaatccctggtcaggaagctaggaCCTCAAAGGCAAAACAAAAGAAGAGGTGAGTGTGTGGAACTTCTGAAAACGTATCCAGGTGGCAACAGGATATGAGTGTCTGAAGTTCAGGGAAATGCTGAAGATGTCTCCTGGAGAGTCCTTGGCATGTAAATAGCCAGTAAGACTCCAAGTGAGCCTTCCAGGATAAGTATACAGCATGAAAAATGGCCAACCAACCATTCATTTTGCAGATTAAACAGgagagcaggggctctggggaAAAAATGTTAGTATACAGGTGATGTCATGTTGCCAAGAGTTAaggttttttttaaggatttttttttttaatgtggaccacttttatgaagtctttaatgaatttattacaatattgcttctgtgttatgttttgttttttttggccattaaAGTAtgtggggatcgaacctgcatctcctgccttaaggtgaagtcttaaccactgaaccatcagggaagtccccaagagaaagatttttaaacaagGAACTCTCTGATGCTAGTTTAgttaaaacattaaattaaatATCAACTTTGAGGCTGGTACTATTCCTTAAAGCATTGCCAATTGTCCTCTCTAACAGATCATTAGCTTACTTTTGAATTTAGATCATAACTGTAGGACATTTAACATATTTGTGTATCAATAGAAGCAGTTAGATTTTTGGTAGGGGGATTATGTCTTCACTTTTCAAACCAGCCCCCAGTCTACAATTACCTTGAACCagagttatttttaaagatactgGGGATATCAAGAGAAGATAATGTTGAAAATCACAAATTCAAAAATCCTTTTTGGCCAGGActagcaaacttttaaaaaatcccctCTGCAAAGGAGCAGATAGTGAAGATTTTCTGTTTTATGCACAATATAGTTTGTTGCAATTACTCATGTCTGCCCTTGTGGGGCAGAAGCAGTCATAGgtaatataatatataagcaAATGACTATGCTGTGtacaaataagtttatttatattaatatgtagttaaatttgaatttcacatgaTTTTCATAGgccataaaatatttctttttttaaaaaaattatttatcggCTGTATTGGAtcttggggtttccctgatagctcagttggtaaagaatccacctgcaatgcgggagacccaggttcgattcctgcgtcagaaagatcccctggagaagggatcagctacctactccagtattatggcctggagaattccatggactatatagtccatggggctgcaaagagttggacatgactgagtgactttcagttgggtcttagttgtgacgtgtgggatctagttcccagcctagggattgaaccctagcccTCTGCATtgacagcatggagtcttagctactcgaaaaccaaggaagtccctgtaaaGTATTCTTTTGATCTTCCtagccatttaaaaatgcaaataccaTTCTTAGCTTGTGAAGAagtgaagtaaagtcgctcagttgtgtccgactctttgcgactccatggactatagcctataaggctcctctgtccacggaattttccaggcaagagtactggagtgggttgccatttccttctccaggggatcttcccgacccaaggatcgaaggATCTACAAAAGCACATGGTGGGCTGGATTTGCTTTGGAAGCCATGGTTTGCCAACCCTGGTTTTAGGACCATCTAAAATTCAGCCTATTCAGATTCCAAGAGGAAGTTCACTCTCtcatgtttgtgtgtatttacTGATTTCTGGCATAAACATTGCCTCATTGTAGCTTTCAATGTCTTACTGTTGCCCACCTGTATGACAGCAGAGGTGAGGTCTTCTGTATCTTTGCATTCCTACTGCTCAGCATGATGTGTTTTCTAATTAAAACAATCCTGAATTCTAAAATCTCACTTTTAGATAAAGTGAGATTGTGAATGAGGTGACTTACCTAACGATGGAGGCTTATTTTCCTGAAGTGACTTCAAAGCTGTTTctgaaaaaataggaagaaattaGCACTTTTCAGAGCCCAGAACTTTGTAGTTGTACAGCCCTCTGAGTTTCTtcaagtgattttaaaatttgtaccCTCCAGATGGTTTTAGGGGCTAAAACCATCACCTTTCCATTGAAGAAGTAACAGTAGGCTAAAAACtgaagctgggacttccctggtggttcagtggttaagagtccatgtttccaatgcagggggtgagggtttgattcctggtgggagaactaagatcttacatgctctgtggtgtggccaaaaaataaagataaaataaaatttaccaaaagctaaaaactgaatttaaattgGCAACTAAAGAAAAtgcactttctcccccacaaattcatcaaaagatcatttgaatgctgagcaacttccacaaagcaacttctgaatgctgatgGAGGACACCAGGTACCCAGAagggcagcccattctctttgaaaggaggtaggacaaaatagaaaagacaaaaagagacaaaagagttagggatggagactcatcctggggagggagttgtgaaggaggagaagtttacaaacagcaggaaaccctctcatcagcgggtctgtggggagttttggagtCTCCAACATAACCAGAGGGCAACATAgccaaaagaagaagaagaagaaaaaaaaaaaccccacagaatccgtgcctaactgcaactcccagtggagaagtagtCCAGACACTCTTGtctgccaccagcaagcaggggctggacagggaggtgtgggctgcatacttagggtaaggaccgggcctgaataccctgaggacaatctgagggagctgatgcttttgaactgtggtattggagaagactcttgagagtcccttggactgcaaggagatccaaccagtccatcctaaaggaaatcagtcctgggtgttcattggaaggactgatgctgaaggtgaactccagtactttggccacctgatatgaagaactgactcattggaaaagaccctgatgctgggaaagaatgaaggcaggaggagaaggggacgacagaggatgagatgactggatggcatcacttga from Bubalus bubalis isolate 160015118507 breed Murrah chromosome 18, NDDB_SH_1, whole genome shotgun sequence harbors:
- the NLRP2 gene encoding NACHT, LRR and PYD domains-containing protein 2 isoform X2, with protein sequence MEQGLGIGEVSDEMNRMDLSERAKDELRELAQVQEEDVTNLQETKEDLEGEKPDKQDKYRNILKKKFCQRWKNFWPRFSEDVCIVTQRYETLIPFCNPKMLAGPFPHTVVLHGPAGVGKTMLAKKLMLDWTQDNLAETFNFAFYLSCKGLNHRGTCTFAELISANWPHVQDDIPAILARAQKVLFILDSFDELKVPSGALIHDICGDWKKQKPVPVLLGSLLKRKMLPKATLLITTRPGALRELRLLTEQPLFIEIEGFLEEDRKAYFLKHFEEESQALRAFDLMKNNAALFQLGSAPSVCWMVCTCLRQQMERRQDPAATCRTTTALFLHFLCSRFPPPHSGGPRRDLQAPLKPLCLLAAEGVWTRSSVFDGEDLRRLGVDPSALCPFLDGNILQKSEDGEACYSFIHFSVQQFLAAMFYVLELEEQEEEGLGGRRWHVGDVGKLLSKEERLKNPSLTHVGYFLFGLCNERRAMELETTFGCLVSTEIKRELLKYTLMPHGKKSFSMMDTKEVLSCLYESQEEQLVKDAMAHVKEMSLHLKNKTDVVHSSFCLKHCGNLQKLSLQVEEGIFLDNDTTLESGTQVERSQNEQHMLPLWMDLCSVFDSSRNLLFLDISQSFLSTSSVRILCEKIASAASSLQKVVLKNISPADTYRNFCMAFGGHKTLTHLTLQGNDQNDMLPPLCEVLRNPKCNLKYLRLVSCSATTQQWADLSCCLKTNQSLTCLNLTANEFLDEGAKLLYMTLRYPTCFLQRLSLENCQLTEAYCKDLSSALIVNQRLTHLCLAKNALGDRGVKLLCEGLTYPECQLQTLVLWCCNITSDGCIHLSTLLQQNSSLTHLDLGLNHIGIIGLKFLCEALKKPLCKLRCLWLWGCAITPFSCAELSSALRSNQNLITLDLGQNSLGSSGVNMLCDALKLQSCPLQTLRLKIDESDAQIQKLLREMKESNPQLTIESDHRDPKDNRPSSHDFIF